A genomic region of Salinibacter pepae contains the following coding sequences:
- the mutY gene encoding A/G-specific adenine glycosylase — protein sequence MLDWYDEHKRSMPWRETDDPYRIWVSEIMLQQTRVDTVRDYYPRFLEAFPTVEALADADRDAVLKHWEGLGFYARARHLHEAARRVVDEHDGAVPSTMDAIKDLKGVGPYTAAAVLSIAYRKPHAVLDGNVTRVLSRVFAVDEDATTSAAEGHLRDLANELLPPDRPGDFNQAMMELGALVCTPRTPHCDRCPLTAVCRAHDAGTEEDYPITPESQPVPHKDIAVGLVFDDNDRLLIQRRPDEGLLGGLWEFPGGKQEGEESMEGACRREVREELGVGMTDVEPFYTLSHAYSHFKITLHAFRGRLADGPPEAREDQPVRWVTVDELDDYAFPRANRRLIEELERRQTEPSLFD from the coding sequence GTGCTCGACTGGTACGACGAGCACAAGCGGTCGATGCCCTGGCGCGAGACGGACGACCCGTACCGCATTTGGGTCTCGGAAATTATGCTTCAGCAAACGCGGGTCGACACCGTACGCGACTACTATCCCCGCTTTCTGGAGGCCTTTCCCACGGTTGAGGCCCTCGCGGACGCCGATCGGGACGCCGTCCTCAAGCACTGGGAAGGCCTCGGGTTCTACGCCCGGGCCCGTCACCTCCACGAGGCCGCCCGTCGCGTCGTCGACGAGCACGACGGCGCCGTCCCCAGTACGATGGACGCCATTAAGGACCTGAAGGGCGTGGGCCCGTACACCGCCGCCGCGGTGCTCTCGATCGCGTACCGGAAGCCCCACGCCGTTCTCGACGGCAACGTGACACGCGTGCTGAGTCGCGTGTTCGCGGTGGACGAGGACGCCACCACGAGCGCCGCCGAGGGCCACCTCCGCGACCTCGCCAACGAACTCCTCCCCCCCGACCGCCCCGGCGACTTCAACCAGGCGATGATGGAGCTCGGCGCGCTGGTCTGCACCCCCCGCACGCCCCACTGCGACCGCTGCCCACTCACCGCGGTGTGCCGCGCCCACGACGCCGGAACGGAGGAGGACTACCCCATCACCCCCGAGTCCCAGCCGGTGCCCCACAAAGACATCGCCGTGGGCCTCGTATTCGACGACAACGACCGGCTCCTCATCCAGCGCCGCCCCGACGAGGGGCTGCTCGGCGGGCTCTGGGAATTTCCGGGCGGAAAGCAGGAGGGCGAGGAGTCGATGGAGGGGGCGTGTCGGCGGGAGGTCCGGGAGGAACTCGGCGTCGGAATGACGGACGTGGAGCCCTTCTACACCCTCTCCCACGCCTACTCCCACTTCAAAATCACCCTCCACGCCTTCCGCGGCCGCCTCGCCGACGGCCCCCCCGAGGCCCGCGAGGACCAACCGGTCCGCTGGGTCACGGTCGACGAGCTGGACGACTACGCCTTTCCCCGGGCCAACCGGCGGTTGATCGAGGAGCTGGAGCGGCGGCAGACCGAGCCCTCGCTCTTCGATTGA
- a CDS encoding DUF2085 domain-containing protein, with the protein MADARGTRLVWYGLLAVTSGVFVLAMLPPVLPASLQGVVREGFAPVCHQLPGRSLHVGGVPVALCDRCSGIYAGLVVGVAGTGWGHSLWATLGPYSRYALLGALVPLGLDWMGPLLSLWGNGPVSRALTGLLFGSVAASYVTARLLHRKARASGTGGPD; encoded by the coding sequence ATGGCAGACGCACGCGGCACAAGACTCGTCTGGTACGGCCTGCTGGCGGTTACGAGCGGGGTGTTCGTCCTGGCAATGCTTCCGCCCGTCCTGCCGGCCTCGCTTCAGGGCGTGGTTCGGGAGGGCTTCGCGCCGGTGTGCCACCAGCTGCCGGGGCGTTCGCTCCACGTCGGGGGCGTCCCGGTGGCGCTCTGTGACCGCTGCAGCGGCATTTACGCTGGGCTCGTCGTGGGCGTGGCGGGGACGGGCTGGGGGCACAGCCTGTGGGCCACGCTCGGGCCGTACAGTCGATATGCATTGCTCGGGGCGCTCGTCCCGCTGGGGCTCGACTGGATGGGGCCCCTGTTGTCGCTCTGGGGCAACGGGCCCGTGAGCCGCGCGCTCACTGGGCTTCTTTTCGGAAGTGTGGCGGCCAGTTACGTCACGGCCCGACTGCTCCACCGGAAGGCACGGGCCTCCGGCACGGGTGGTCCCGACTAG
- the groES gene encoding co-chaperone GroES, whose product MTSIKPLGDRVVVQPKPAEEKTESGLYIPDSAKEKPQEGTVVATGPGRVEDGTRIEMTVEEDDDVLYGKYAGTEVTLDGDEYLIMRESDIFGVVEG is encoded by the coding sequence ATGACGAGCATCAAACCTCTCGGCGACCGCGTCGTCGTCCAGCCGAAACCGGCCGAAGAGAAGACCGAGAGTGGTCTTTACATTCCGGATTCGGCGAAGGAGAAGCCCCAGGAGGGAACGGTCGTCGCGACCGGTCCGGGCCGCGTTGAAGACGGCACCCGGATCGAGATGACGGTGGAGGAGGACGATGATGTCCTCTACGGCAAGTACGCCGGCACCGAGGTGACGCTCGACGGTGATGAGTACCTCATCATGCGCGAGAGCGACATCTTCGGCGTCGTTGAAGGATAA
- the groL gene encoding chaperonin GroEL (60 kDa chaperone family; promotes refolding of misfolded polypeptides especially under stressful conditions; forms two stacked rings of heptamers to form a barrel-shaped 14mer; ends can be capped by GroES; misfolded proteins enter the barrel where they are refolded when GroES binds), which yields MAKQIKFDSDARSALQEGVDQMAKAVKVTLGPKGRNVVLEKSFGAPTITKDGVTVAKEIELEQRLPNIGAQVLKEAASKTNDDAGDGTTTATVLAQSVINAGMKSVTSGANPMDVKRGITAAAEEVVTHLRNQSDPVEGKDRISQVATISANNDDAIGDLIADAFERVGQDGVITVEEARGIETYLDVVEGMQFDRGYLSPYFVTDSEEMEAVLEDAYILIYDDEVGNMQDLLPILEKVSQTSNPLLIIAEDVEGEALATLVVNKMRGTLKVSAVKAPGFGDRRQSMLEDIAVLTGGTVISEEKGYRLENATLDYLGQADRVTIDQDNTTIVGGEGSEEEIEARVNQIRQQIANSTSDYDQEKLQERLAKLAGGVAVLNVGAATEPEMKAQKALVEDALSATRAAVDEGVLPGGGVAYLRALEAIEEVEVENEDQEIGVSIVREALEAPLRQIAENTGHEGSIVVQKVKDGEGDFGFNARSEEYGDLLDEGVLDPTKVTRSALENAASVGGILLTTEAVVADLEDEDDDDGGGGGGGGMPAGGAGGMGGMGGMGGMGGMM from the coding sequence ATGGCGAAGCAGATTAAATTTGACTCCGACGCACGAAGCGCCCTCCAGGAGGGCGTGGACCAGATGGCGAAGGCCGTCAAGGTCACGCTCGGCCCGAAAGGCCGAAATGTCGTGCTGGAGAAATCCTTTGGCGCCCCGACGATCACGAAGGACGGCGTCACAGTCGCAAAAGAAATTGAATTGGAGCAGCGCCTCCCGAACATCGGCGCCCAGGTGCTGAAGGAGGCCGCGTCGAAGACCAACGACGACGCCGGCGACGGCACGACGACGGCGACCGTGCTGGCCCAGTCCGTCATCAACGCCGGGATGAAGAGCGTCACGTCCGGCGCCAACCCGATGGACGTGAAGCGCGGCATCACCGCGGCGGCCGAGGAGGTCGTGACGCACCTCCGCAACCAGAGCGACCCGGTCGAGGGCAAGGACCGCATCTCGCAGGTCGCCACGATCTCGGCCAACAACGACGACGCGATTGGCGACCTCATTGCCGACGCGTTTGAGCGTGTTGGGCAGGACGGTGTGATCACCGTCGAGGAGGCCCGCGGCATCGAGACGTACCTCGACGTGGTCGAGGGCATGCAGTTCGACCGCGGCTACCTCTCCCCCTACTTCGTGACCGACTCCGAGGAGATGGAGGCGGTGCTCGAGGACGCCTACATCCTCATCTACGACGATGAGGTCGGCAACATGCAGGACCTGCTGCCGATCCTCGAGAAGGTCAGCCAGACCAGCAACCCGCTGCTGATCATCGCCGAGGACGTGGAGGGGGAGGCCCTCGCCACGCTCGTGGTGAACAAGATGCGCGGCACGCTGAAGGTCTCCGCCGTGAAGGCGCCTGGATTCGGCGACCGTCGCCAGTCGATGCTCGAGGACATTGCCGTCCTCACCGGCGGCACGGTCATCAGCGAGGAGAAGGGCTACCGCCTCGAGAACGCCACGCTCGACTACCTCGGGCAGGCCGACCGCGTCACCATCGATCAGGACAACACGACGATCGTGGGCGGCGAGGGCTCTGAGGAGGAGATCGAGGCCCGGGTCAACCAGATCCGGCAGCAGATCGCCAACTCCACCTCCGACTACGACCAGGAGAAGCTGCAGGAGCGCCTCGCGAAGCTCGCCGGCGGTGTGGCGGTGCTGAACGTAGGCGCCGCGACCGAGCCGGAGATGAAGGCCCAGAAGGCGCTCGTGGAAGACGCACTCAGCGCGACCCGCGCGGCCGTCGACGAAGGCGTGCTTCCGGGGGGCGGTGTGGCCTACCTCCGCGCCCTTGAGGCCATCGAAGAGGTGGAGGTCGAGAACGAGGACCAGGAGATCGGCGTCTCCATCGTGCGGGAAGCCCTGGAGGCCCCGCTGCGCCAAATCGCCGAGAACACGGGCCACGAGGGCTCGATCGTTGTCCAGAAGGTGAAGGACGGCGAGGGGGACTTCGGCTTCAACGCCCGCTCGGAAGAGTACGGGGACCTTCTCGACGAGGGCGTGCTCGACCCGACCAAGGTCACGCGCTCCGCACTCGAAAACGCTGCGTCCGTGGGCGGCATCCTGCTGACCACTGAGGCTGTCGTCGCCGACCTCGAAGACGAGGACGATGACGACGGCGGTGGCGGCGGTGGCGGCGGCATGCCTGCTGGCGGTGCCGGCGGCATGGGCGGCATGGGCGGCATGGGCGGCATGGGCGGCATGATGTAA
- a CDS encoding bifunctional acetate--CoA ligase family protein/GNAT family N-acetyltransferase — protein MPDSSSVSPDATPTSDPSYDLVGSRRQPLDAIFEPKNVAVIGASESPGSVGRTLLWNLVSNPFGGTVFPVNPKRDSVLGIEAYEGIGAVEADVDLAVIATPAPTVPRIVEQCGEAGVEGLVIVSAGFREVGEEGAALERDIKDIARTHGIRIVGPNCLGIMRPPNGLNATFAGSMANEGDVAFVSQSGALLTSILDWSFRENVGFSSFVSIGSMLDVDWGDMIEYLGDDPKTESIVLYMESIGNARSFLSAARDVAQSKPIIVIKAGRTDAAAEAAASHTGTLTGSDAVLNAAFRRSGVLRVDDINDLFYMAEVLSKQPRPEGRNLTILTNAGGPGVLATDALIGGGGELTPISEDATDAFDDILPGAWSHGNPVDILGDADPERYAESLEVAANDENSDGLLVVLTPQAMTEPTKTAEHLRPYARDNDKPILASWMGGDAVASGENILNESGLPTFAYPDTAARVFNHMWRYSYNLRALYETPSLPEDEPGLPDREAAAGIVQATHESGRVLMTEHASKELLAAYGIPTVDSPVAETPEEAVAAAQEIGYPVVVKLHSTSITHKSDVGGVHLGLTSDADVEAAFAQVENNVAEGFDGVTVQPMIDRSDGYELIIGSSMDEQFGPVLLFGSGGQLVEVYQDRALGLPPLNRTLARRMMEQTQIYEALQGVRGREAVDLDALETLLVRFSQLVVEQPRVKEIDVNPLLARPGDDGLLALDARVVLHPYTKDDDELPTPAIRPYPRQYVGTHAVADSEEVTIRPIRPEDEPKLVTFHERLSERSVYLRYANLMKLEQRVAHDRLARICFIDYDREMALVAERPTEDGDDRIIGVGRLTQQPGRNEAEFAMLVIDEYQGEGIGTELLRRLVEVGKTEGLDRITADILQQNHAMQRVCEKLGFEVVRGDGREMVQAVKTL, from the coding sequence ATGCCCGACTCGTCTAGCGTCTCCCCCGACGCCACCCCCACGAGCGACCCGTCGTACGACCTGGTCGGCTCCCGCCGTCAGCCGCTCGACGCCATCTTTGAACCGAAAAACGTGGCGGTGATTGGGGCGAGCGAGTCGCCCGGCAGCGTGGGGCGGACCCTGCTTTGGAATCTTGTGAGCAACCCGTTTGGGGGCACCGTCTTTCCGGTGAACCCGAAGCGGGACAGCGTGCTCGGCATCGAGGCGTACGAGGGCATCGGGGCCGTGGAGGCGGACGTCGATCTGGCCGTGATCGCTACCCCTGCACCGACGGTGCCCAGAATTGTAGAGCAGTGCGGCGAGGCGGGCGTGGAGGGGCTCGTCATCGTGTCCGCCGGCTTCCGCGAGGTGGGCGAGGAGGGGGCGGCACTCGAGCGGGACATCAAGGACATTGCGCGGACGCACGGCATCCGCATCGTGGGGCCGAACTGCCTGGGCATTATGCGGCCGCCCAACGGCCTCAACGCCACCTTTGCCGGGTCGATGGCCAACGAGGGCGACGTGGCGTTCGTCAGCCAAAGTGGTGCGCTCCTTACGTCAATTCTCGACTGGAGCTTCCGCGAGAACGTGGGCTTCAGTTCGTTCGTCTCCATCGGCTCGATGCTCGACGTGGACTGGGGCGACATGATCGAATACCTGGGCGACGACCCGAAGACCGAGAGCATTGTGCTCTACATGGAGTCCATCGGCAACGCGCGGTCGTTTCTCTCGGCGGCGCGGGACGTGGCCCAGAGCAAGCCCATCATCGTCATCAAGGCGGGGCGCACCGACGCGGCGGCGGAGGCGGCGGCCTCCCACACCGGCACGCTCACCGGCAGCGACGCCGTGCTGAACGCGGCCTTCCGCCGCAGTGGCGTGCTGCGGGTCGACGACATCAACGACCTCTTCTACATGGCCGAGGTGCTCAGCAAGCAGCCCCGTCCGGAGGGGCGCAACCTCACCATCCTTACCAACGCGGGCGGGCCTGGCGTGCTGGCCACCGACGCCCTGATTGGGGGCGGCGGTGAGCTGACGCCGATCTCCGAAGACGCGACGGACGCGTTCGACGACATCCTGCCGGGGGCGTGGAGCCACGGCAACCCCGTCGACATTCTGGGGGACGCCGACCCGGAGCGCTACGCGGAGTCCCTGGAGGTGGCGGCCAACGACGAAAACAGCGACGGGCTGCTGGTCGTCCTGACGCCCCAGGCCATGACCGAGCCCACGAAGACGGCCGAGCACCTCCGGCCCTACGCCCGCGACAACGACAAGCCCATCCTGGCCAGCTGGATGGGGGGCGACGCGGTGGCCTCCGGTGAGAACATCCTCAACGAGTCCGGCCTGCCTACCTTTGCGTACCCGGACACCGCAGCGCGCGTGTTCAACCACATGTGGCGCTACAGCTACAACCTGCGCGCCCTCTACGAGACGCCGAGCCTGCCGGAGGACGAGCCGGGGCTCCCCGACCGCGAGGCGGCCGCCGGCATCGTGCAGGCCACCCACGAGTCCGGTCGCGTGCTGATGACCGAGCACGCGTCGAAGGAGCTGCTGGCGGCCTACGGCATTCCCACCGTCGACTCGCCGGTGGCGGAGACCCCCGAGGAGGCGGTCGCGGCGGCGCAGGAGATTGGGTATCCGGTGGTGGTGAAGCTCCATTCCACCTCCATCACGCACAAATCGGATGTGGGCGGCGTGCACCTGGGCCTCACGAGCGACGCGGACGTTGAGGCCGCCTTTGCCCAGGTCGAAAACAACGTGGCGGAGGGCTTCGACGGGGTCACGGTGCAGCCCATGATCGACCGGAGCGACGGGTACGAGCTCATCATCGGCAGCAGCATGGACGAGCAGTTCGGGCCGGTACTGCTCTTCGGCTCCGGGGGGCAGCTGGTGGAGGTCTATCAGGACCGTGCCCTCGGCCTGCCGCCGCTCAACCGCACCCTGGCCCGCCGCATGATGGAGCAGACCCAGATCTACGAGGCGCTGCAGGGGGTGCGGGGCCGTGAGGCGGTCGACCTCGACGCCCTGGAAACCCTGCTGGTCCGCTTTAGCCAACTGGTGGTGGAGCAGCCGCGCGTGAAGGAGATCGACGTGAACCCACTGTTGGCCCGGCCGGGCGACGACGGGCTGCTTGCCCTTGACGCCCGGGTGGTGCTGCATCCCTACACGAAAGACGACGACGAGCTGCCGACGCCCGCAATCCGGCCCTACCCGCGGCAGTACGTCGGCACCCACGCGGTGGCCGACAGTGAGGAGGTCACCATTCGTCCCATCCGGCCCGAGGATGAGCCCAAGCTGGTGACCTTCCACGAGCGCCTGTCCGAGCGGAGCGTGTATCTGCGGTACGCCAACCTGATGAAGCTGGAGCAGCGGGTGGCCCACGACCGGCTCGCCCGCATCTGCTTCATCGATTACGACCGTGAGATGGCCCTGGTCGCCGAGCGGCCCACCGAGGATGGAGACGACCGAATCATTGGGGTGGGACGCCTCACCCAACAGCCCGGGCGCAACGAGGCGGAGTTTGCGATGCTCGTAATTGACGAGTATCAGGGGGAGGGCATTGGGACTGAGCTGCTGCGCCGCCTCGTGGAGGTGGGCAAGACGGAGGGCCTTGACCGCATCACGGCCGACATCCTGCAGCAGAACCACGCCATGCAGCGGGTCTGCGAGAAGCTTGGGTTCGAGGTCGTGCGGGGCGACGGGCGAGAAATGGTGCAGGCCGTAAAGACCCTCTGA
- a CDS encoding helicase HerA domain-containing protein, giving the protein MFEETGFRSEHLGVITHGSLNEGIEMKLDSAESVEDVVAGTFVVIQGEKHDFFCMITDIEIEAANEQILLNPPDPSDDLLREVMQGSGTYVTVQLKPMLMMPNADHPELTDEEPASVKTIPAHFSPVAPAEADDVARVFGDETWDDGRTYFHVGHPIGMEESPVCIDLAKFAERSNAIFGKTGTGKTFLTRLLLAGTIVTGRAVNLVFDMHSEYGYGSQAEGADGQAQFVKGLRDLFPSRVSLFSLDPSTTRQRGHTPDHDVHLHADQIQPADILPLRDTLNLNATAAESSYLLKNQYGDRWLTTLLEAQSGDDFERLADETGAHKNSIEALRRKLAPFQEYDFFTTQPSPDDYDVLDALLENLDGGKSVVLEFGQYDDLRVYLLVANALTRRIRRAYEAKTNRYRQTQNEGDKPQPLMITIEEAHKFLSPDIAHETPFGKIAREMRKFFVSLLVVDQRPSAIDEEVLSQIGTKMVAKLSDDKDIGAALVGTSDASSLREILASLDAKQQALLLGHAVPMPIVVKTRTYDQDFYDALRSHPAASSVDGEADPDAEMEDLFY; this is encoded by the coding sequence ATGTTTGAAGAGACAGGCTTTCGATCCGAGCACCTCGGTGTCATTACGCACGGGTCGCTGAACGAGGGCATCGAGATGAAGCTCGATTCGGCGGAGTCCGTGGAGGACGTGGTGGCCGGGACGTTCGTCGTGATTCAGGGGGAGAAGCACGACTTCTTTTGCATGATCACGGACATCGAGATCGAGGCGGCCAACGAGCAGATCCTGCTCAACCCGCCCGACCCGTCCGACGACCTGCTGCGCGAGGTGATGCAGGGGTCTGGCACCTACGTGACCGTCCAGCTGAAGCCGATGCTCATGATGCCGAACGCCGACCATCCGGAGCTGACGGACGAGGAGCCGGCGTCGGTGAAGACCATCCCCGCGCACTTCTCGCCGGTCGCGCCCGCGGAGGCCGACGACGTGGCCCGCGTCTTTGGCGACGAGACGTGGGACGACGGGCGGACGTACTTCCATGTGGGCCACCCGATCGGGATGGAGGAGAGCCCGGTGTGCATCGACCTCGCGAAGTTTGCCGAGCGCTCGAACGCCATCTTCGGCAAGACGGGGACCGGCAAAACCTTCCTCACGCGGCTGCTGCTGGCGGGGACGATCGTGACGGGGCGCGCCGTCAACCTCGTGTTCGACATGCACTCCGAGTACGGCTACGGCAGCCAGGCGGAGGGGGCGGACGGGCAGGCGCAGTTCGTGAAAGGGCTGCGCGATCTGTTTCCGAGCCGGGTGAGCCTCTTCTCGCTCGACCCCTCCACCACCCGCCAGCGCGGGCACACGCCGGACCACGACGTGCACCTCCACGCCGACCAGATTCAGCCGGCCGACATCCTGCCGCTGCGCGACACGCTCAACCTCAACGCCACCGCCGCCGAGAGCAGCTACCTCCTCAAAAACCAGTACGGCGACCGGTGGCTCACCACCCTCCTGGAGGCGCAGAGCGGGGACGACTTCGAGCGGCTGGCCGACGAGACCGGCGCCCACAAGAACTCGATCGAGGCGCTGCGGCGCAAGCTGGCCCCGTTTCAGGAGTACGACTTTTTTACCACCCAGCCCTCGCCCGACGACTACGACGTCCTCGACGCCCTGCTCGAAAACTTGGACGGTGGCAAGTCGGTGGTGTTGGAGTTCGGGCAGTACGACGACCTGCGCGTCTATCTGCTGGTGGCTAACGCCCTCACGCGCCGCATCCGGCGGGCCTACGAGGCGAAGACGAACCGCTACCGCCAGACCCAGAACGAGGGGGACAAGCCGCAGCCCCTCATGATCACGATCGAGGAGGCACACAAATTCCTGTCGCCGGACATTGCGCACGAGACGCCGTTCGGCAAGATTGCGCGCGAGATGCGGAAGTTCTTCGTGAGCCTGCTGGTGGTGGACCAGCGCCCGAGCGCGATCGACGAGGAGGTGCTCAGCCAGATCGGCACCAAGATGGTGGCCAAGCTGAGCGACGACAAAGACATCGGGGCCGCCCTCGTGGGCACGAGCGACGCGTCGTCCCTCCGCGAAATTCTCGCCTCCCTCGACGCGAAACAGCAGGCCCTCCTGCTGGGGCACGCCGTGCCCATGCCGATCGTCGTCAAGACGCGAACCTACGACCAGGACTTCTACGACGCGCTCCGTAGCCACCCCGCAGCGAGCAGCGTCGACGGGGAGGCCGACCCGGATGCAGAAATGGAAGACCTGTTCTATTAA
- the rlmN gene encoding 23S rRNA (adenine(2503)-C(2))-methyltransferase RlmN, with product MPNVKTASHTVGTTEDRVDLKTMGRAGLKAFVAEHGAPRYRGDQLFNWVYGKGVSDFAQMSNLPKRMRRGLQRDATVEDIEIVEQQQAADRTVKALFELPSGREAETVLIPAIDERGEARRLTVCVSSEVGCAMGCEFCATGRMGFRENLTPGAIFDQVWHMNEVAQEHFGRPVTNIVFMGMGEPLLNYDAVLDSISILTDEDSLNLSAQKITVSTVGLARRIKDLADDQLRTNLAVSLHAPDNETRSRIMPVNEAEKTSLPALKEALQYYFDKTGRQITYEYCLFKGVNDSEADARNLAEITRWAPSKVNLLMYNPVEGLNFERTSEAQLDRFVQVLVQEGVTVTVRRSRGQDIDAACGQLANEEENA from the coding sequence ATGCCTAATGTCAAAACTGCGTCCCACACTGTCGGCACCACCGAGGACCGCGTGGACCTCAAGACCATGGGCCGTGCGGGCCTGAAGGCCTTCGTGGCCGAGCACGGCGCGCCCCGCTACCGCGGCGACCAGCTGTTCAACTGGGTCTACGGGAAAGGGGTCTCTGACTTCGCGCAGATGTCGAACCTTCCCAAGCGGATGCGCCGCGGCCTACAGCGCGACGCGACGGTCGAGGACATCGAGATCGTGGAGCAGCAGCAGGCCGCCGACCGGACCGTGAAGGCACTCTTTGAACTGCCCTCGGGGCGGGAGGCCGAGACGGTGCTCATCCCCGCCATCGACGAGCGGGGGGAGGCGCGTCGCCTGACGGTGTGCGTGTCGAGTGAAGTCGGCTGCGCGATGGGGTGTGAGTTCTGCGCCACCGGCCGCATGGGCTTCCGCGAAAACCTCACGCCCGGGGCCATCTTCGACCAGGTGTGGCACATGAACGAGGTCGCCCAGGAGCACTTCGGGCGGCCCGTGACCAACATCGTGTTCATGGGAATGGGGGAGCCGCTCCTCAACTACGACGCGGTGCTCGACAGCATTTCCATTCTGACCGACGAGGACAGCCTCAACCTCTCGGCCCAGAAGATCACCGTCTCCACCGTCGGCCTCGCCCGCCGCATCAAGGACCTGGCCGACGACCAGCTGCGTACCAACCTGGCCGTCTCCCTGCACGCGCCGGACAACGAGACGCGCAGCCGCATCATGCCGGTGAACGAGGCGGAGAAGACGAGCCTCCCCGCGCTGAAAGAGGCGCTCCAGTACTACTTCGACAAGACCGGCCGCCAGATTACGTACGAGTACTGCCTCTTCAAGGGCGTGAACGACAGCGAAGCGGACGCCCGCAACCTGGCCGAAATCACACGCTGGGCCCCGAGCAAAGTGAATCTGCTCATGTACAACCCGGTCGAGGGCCTCAACTTCGAACGGACGTCGGAGGCCCAGCTCGACCGGTTTGTGCAGGTGCTCGTGCAGGAGGGCGTGACCGTGACGGTGCGGCGCAGCCGCGGGCAGGACATCGACGCGGCCTGCGGGCAGCTCGCCAACGAAGAGGAGAACGCGTAG